AACATCCTCCTTGGTAATAAGAATTGATCTGAATTGCATATCaacagtttctaaagggagacTGGAGTGCAGAGGTTTCAGTGTGTGGAGTTTGATGACCACTCTAGAAATCATTGCAGTTCAGTGTGTGGACAGCAGAGGGCTTTCTGTTTCCAGAAAGCTCCTACTTTTAAGTCAGTTCTGCCATGGCCCGATTAGCTAATTTACAACAGGTGCATCTGCTATTATACAGAAGCTTCAgccatacatacaaacaaacaaaatattgggTTTGGGAAAAAATTGGGTTGGTTGCTACAAAGGTCTACCATTTGATTAGCACTTAGCTTTGCCTTCACAAAATGAGCAGAGAAATTCCCAGTGATTGTACAGGCTGGTGTGTAGGGGTCTGCAGTACCTGTGCTCCAGCAGGATCTTGGTGAGCAGGTTTTTGAGGCTGGAGTGGAAGCTTTCTGGAAAGACAGCAAGAATCTGCTCTGGAGATGCCAGCCCATGGAACACCACATGATGAGAGAGAGTGTGCAAGGCCCTGAGCACCTAGAACAGAGAAAGCAGAAAAACTGATAAATCCACAAAAGGGGGGGGATTTTGCTTGTATTTTCTAAATTGCTTGGCGAGCCCCTCAGAGAGGTCCCGCAAATCGACTGCTAGCTCGCAATCGACCTGTTGGGGACCCCTGTTCTAAATTCTCTCTAAATTTCATGATTGTACCCAACCAGTTTAATCAGTAAGAATTCAACATTTCCAAATGCTTATAAATGGCTGCTAAAACCTGCTGTGTTGGGGCTTTCCAGGATCGGGCCTGGAAACTCTTTAATGCAGAATTTTGCATGGTTGTATACAAGCTGCATCTAGTATATATCCATAACTAACCAGGACAGGTTGgccaagaattaaaaaaacaacaacattcaaCTGACCTGGGGAAATGCACAACCTGCACCCACATTGTTATCCTGCTCTCCTTGGTTTTATTCACAGGTGGGCCCAAATAGGCAGCAAATGAAAGTCTTACCTGCTGAGCCTCCTCTGTGGTGACCGACAGACTCCCCGCTGCACTGTCAATCAGCCTCCTCGACTCTACAGCTGCAGAAGGGAAGCTCTCCTGAAACAGCTGCCTCACCACCTCTTTGGAGGAAGCCTGACAGGATCAACAGTTTATTAAGAATAATTCATACATATGCAtataacatacacacatatataacatacacacattatatattatatatatatacacacacacacgcttctTTGCATCATCAGCAGTATCAGTAACGTTggatttagtgaccaggtttgtgagcactggtagtatgcactgatcaaatacttttcttttcaggcaaatgggtagatttcctttcaacagcatgtCATTTATTCCtaatgcccccccaccccatttttgttctttttttgatgtcttccataatatctccatctgcactgatttgttaTCCAAGGAAGACTGAGGTTCCAGTTTTTTGCTTGCATCTGAGGGTTGTTGAAATGAAgaccttctttttcttcttcactgCAGTCATCACTACTATATAGGTTTGCAGAATTGTTCCACTCTTCTGATAATCACATCTCagttttgtattgttgtgcCATCATCAAGTTTCAGGGCAATGATTTCATTCTCATATTTGGAGGCGTTGTTTTGAATTTTTGATGTTCCCATTATTTTCTATGATTTCTTTAATTAGGGTCCTGTTAAACTTTCTTACATCTTCAATAATGTTTCCTTATATTTTAGCACAGCTGAATACAGTTTACTCTTGATTTGGTGTTTTGACAGCATTTCATCTCTCTTCACTCAACATGTTCAAGATCTTTTTgcgattctctctctctctgtgtgtgtatgtatgtgtatgtttgtttatatgtgtaatatatatatatatatatatatatatatatatatatatatatatatatatatatacacacacacattatataaacaaacatacacatacatacatgtatatatatatgagagagacacccctctgaaaaaaattaatagaccactgcaattttttcttaaatcagcatctctacctgtatggcagtcattccatttcattaatatttttagttgtcagtagtttatagaataaaacaaaaatgttcattttacccaaacacatacctataaatagtaaaaccagagaaactgataattttgcagtggtctcaattttttccagagctgcatATAACATAATTCACATTCTTAATTCGAAACCATAGTATTCCTACACACTAGTACCAAATATGATGTATagttaaacaaatgtaaatgaaagCCATTATTTACTGAATAACACTTTCTGGTGACGGTTGTGGATGTGTGGCATGTACTGTTATCCTGCACAACGTCTGCAGTGCTTGTTCATCGCATTAGATAAAACCACATGGTACTTCTGTTGTTAAACGATTGCAACATTAGCCAGATAAATATACCTAAGGACAGTCACACAATTacaatatattcaaaataagTACAAGAAAAACACGTATTTTGGGGTATACTCATTGCATTAACTGTATAGCTGACGCTAAAACTGTTCTGACTCGGTTTAGGAGGTAAATCTGACTGACTGGATCATTTTCGCATTGAAATTTCACAGCTAATCCAGTGTAATATTAATCGTTAAGCAGAAATACAGAAGATAAGGTTGTTATTGTTGCCTTCCAATTCATTTTAAAGAAGACTACATCCtagtccattattattattattgtacaagGGGAAATGAATCAGGAAACCACAGGCAGCAGTATGCATATCTTTGCAGAGACGCAAACACACTCgtgtcattttaatatttgcGCGCTTCTGCCTCAATTAAATCCAGAGACCTAACGAAATCAAGCAAACGACCACCTGAGATAATCATCTGTGCGGAGACGTACCttcagcagcagctgcagagaGAGGAAACGGGCCTGTGTGAGCGCCGCCATGTTCACTGTCCCCCTTGAGTCTCGACACCCATGTGACCGAGGCACGTGTTCGCAGTCCAAACCCGAGGCTCCTGGGAAATGTATTTATGGTCAgcattgaataataatgtaaGCTGCATATAGTTACTGTACGTTTGTATCCTTGCACGAAAGAAGATGCCGTGAAAACGATTGCTCTGTGTTATAAAATGTGTGCTTTTTGCATAATGTgccaaatatatacacaaaacgTGCATGTTTAATGCCCTCGCTTTTTTCAACTGATGTCAGCGTTCAGCTATTTGTGTATTGGAGCTAATTTGTGTGCAACCATAGCATTGGCCTGTAGAGGGCGCAAATAATCAATTAACTGTCAAAAACCCGTTTTCTACAAGGTGCCTGCATTTTTGTACAAATCCCAAACAACTTTTGATTGGTCATGTGCATATCTGAAATGTCTCCTGAAAGATTTGCATTGCTTTAGTagtaaaacagtaaaacaaataatctGCCTATCAATAGTTCATATCACTGAAAAGAGAGTAAACAGTGCTGTTAACACATTAGTAGCCCATAACATTACCTATAACAAGTACAACTACAGCCATGATGCAGTAGGAAGTGTAAATATCTTCAACATACAAACAgggtattttattataaaatagaTATCTCTGTAAAAATGTATGTTAACTATGTTTAGGTTACCGTTTTTCCCCCAGACCTGCATCCATGTTTCTTAGCCTTTTTAACTAAATAGTAGGCTAACTCtgatactataataataataataataataataataataataataataaaccccaTGACCGTGAAGCTTCCCGTTTTTTAATAGgttttctaatacattttattatgtatttatttataataattctAATGGAACACAAAATAATCTAAAAACATATTTAGTCAATCTTTCATCTGTTTTTCctaaaatgtataacttttgtttttacagtcTTCTTCCAGTTTAATATCTTTCTGAAGTGCATTTGAAAAGGCTTTTGTTTTGGTCAAAATCGTGGAGAATGAATGCCTGCCAATAGTTGTAAAATGACTGTGGAAGGATTGGCTTGAATATCTGTATTTCCTTTGTGTGAATACTCATGTTTGTCCAATAATTCAGATTGAAAAATGTCCTTAGGTGTAGGAGTAAACCACATAAAAGAGggattgtttttcctttatGCCTCTTCTCCATCTGGTAACTTATAGCAACCTTTACCACATTTACACATGGGTACATAATCTTCAACAGCAAATTGTAACCTATCAGCTGTAAACATAaaatagaaacattttaaataagactgtttggaaaaaacaacaacattaatagTGCTTTATTGGAGTAATCTGGGCTAAATCCTAGCTCAAGGGTAAGAAGTAAGAAGATCTTACCTCACAATCCTCCATTACAAGACCATGTCAGTAATCACTCTACTACACTACTGCCACCTTCAAGAGGGTGTTATTACACACCCAAGGTAAGTTGACAGAGCCCAGATCCTCGATTCTGAAAAAGGGGATGCTTATAACAGCATTTGCAAAGACAAATAAGGTTGACTGGTGTATGCACATAACTGTGTATTTCCTTGAGATTGTGTCTTCAGCCTTATATTATGCATTGTTCAGTACCATAGGACCTTACCATAGTGAGCACCTGGGTGCAGTCTGTGCTTGGTGTTGGTCATTGCCACTTAATCTTGGGAGGGCAGTGCATTCCCAACCAAAGATTTGGGCCAAACCTGACCCGGTGTGTGTAACATTATCCCACCTACACTGCAAGTCATTTCACTGTCTCTTTAGAAAACTGGATATtgctccccccacacacacaagccaGGTTGCTGTCTCTGTGTCGAAAGCTGACTGGATTCCAGCTTCCTGTGAGTGAGGAAACCTAAGTTTAGATGTGAGTTTCCTTTTGGGAAGTCCTGCTCTAATGGCAGAGATTCCTGAGCGCCTTGATGTTCCTGGCCGGACAGATATTATTCAGTTGCCAAGGCACTATGGCTTTGTTCCAGGTCCAGAATACCTCCTCTCCTAAAGTACCTTCACCTATGTGTAGCTCTAGGAGTTCTGTGAAATAAAGGTCTGAGCAGGACAAGATGCATCCTCCAGACATCTGTTATGAATATACTGAGCAGCAatttgagaaaaaacaaaaacataacaaagaTTGCAAATTAGAGAGAGGGCTTCTGAATAAATCTTTCAAGCCAGCAAACTTGTCAAGCAGAAGTCTCCAAGCCAAGGAGATCCCCTGTTTACAACTTTGTATTGGTACCCTTAACAGCGTCCATATAAAAAGACTTCCAGGCATTTTGTGAAAAATTAAGCAAATGTGAAATCACCTGAATACACTTCAGCCCTCAAGGACCAGAGTTCCTATTGTAgtttattgattatttatttatttatttatttatttatttatttgcagacgctcttatccagggcgacttacaaagcATAAGAgctatacaaagtgcaagaatacagtacagttcaaagcataatgcaatttacaaattccaatttgatCCATGCTGATTCTTAAAGGAATAGGTTTGAACAACAAATTAGGTTATTTGTTCAACATACCTACAACTCTATGTGTACAAGTGCCTTGTGTATACCTCTCATAAACTTCTGTCCCCTCAGTGTGATCAGGGCTGAATGTGTTTCTTTCAGCATTTCAATGAAAGAATGCCAAAACTGTATGTCTGGAGCTATTAGGGTCTGGGAGGGCTGTTTCCAAGTCAGTCAGCCTACTCAGATCAGACTTGATGTGGTATACCTTCAAGGTCATATGTAAAGAATAAAGATTAGTTCACAAGCAAAAAACAAGTACAAAAGACAGGGCATTCAGTGGTAGCAAGGGGTTATTGATATAGAGCAGAAActacaatattatattatataattgtcgtatctacattttaaaaatctacCTGAAGGCAGAAGGTGGTTCATGGTTAAACATTTGGCCCTGGCCTTTTGGATATTTGTGTCAGGATTGGTGGCAGTGGCGGGATGGGGGAGTACAGAAATTCCAGGGGACACAAAATATTTCACAACACCGGGGAAGCCATCTGTCAGAAAAGGCCCATTTTCACTTctaatgtgttttaatgatgGGAGGGGTGGGGGAATGAAATCTGGTGAAAGCAGCTGTTCCTTCCTGAACTGCATGACCCGAGAGACCGCATGTTGCCAAGGGTATAGCAGGACTTTTAATGAGACCAAATCTAATACAATCaaataataaagataaataaataagtcaataTGTAAATGGATGAATAAGttgaacaataataacaacaacaataataatgtaccATTTTAATTTAGGTGAGCTGTTTCAATGGTCTGGAATTGAACCAGTTTTGCCCctgatataatataattattacttGTATGTGTTGGCACATTAATAACTGGTGACAGACCTAAAGCAGGGTATTTCAGGCAGAAAATTTTTCAATTTAAAGATCAGgaaattgaaatgaaaatggCTGCCCATAGCTTGAATCCAGCAGGTCCAATGTACATAGTGGTTAGGTTCCCTACTACTTTCTCGCAAATACTCtatgttaaaacatcaatataaaCCTCTGTCTTCCCTTCCCACCACCTTCTCAGCACATGAGACATCACCACTTCTATTTAAAAAATTCGAGCAATGTGATATGTAACTTGACTAGATTGAAGAATACCGCATCTGTTGAAATAAACGCTAAGAATAATACATCTTCTTTTACGACAATCATTTACCATTTAACAAAATGttgctaatttatttttagGCACAGATATATGGTAGTGCTGGTGATGGAGAGGGGCGGATTGTGCTATCATATCATAAAGCCTTGTGTAGTGATAACACCTGACTAATTATTAACCGGGCGATGTCATTTCATGGTCACCTTTTCCTAATCTGTTCCCATTGAAAAGTTAGCTGTCCCAAAGGTAGCTGAGGCATTAGAAGCCATCTAAATATatactttgtttttgttctgcctaaaaacatattttttaatggtattgcctttttttgtgtgtgtctccatTCTATTTGCAGTAATATATGACATGTTAGGTATCGGCATACTTCACCCCCTTTGATTAAATCATGGGCTGTTCAGGTCATTGTGATTTACAGCAAAGTAGGTTTTCTGGTGaccttttcttcttttaattgcCTTTGAAATATTTAGTTAGCTTCAGTGGCTTGGTGGGGTTCCAGTTATGACATCTCCGGTGTAAAGTCAAGTGGATCTGGACAGACTGGAAGATTGTGAGTCATTCCAGGAGCATCTGTGCTTGGGGAGTCCAGTGAGAGCTTCGTGAGAAATACAAGCATGTGAGCATTCGATATTCTCACAATGCTGTTTGTGAAAATAGGGGCAAGGCAAACTTGATGAATAAAGCAAATAATTGTAACAAACCCAAAGAGTGCTGTTCtggtgtggtggtgggggggtggggggatacgtGGTGTGCCTGGTGTATTGATAGTCAGCAACCAACACCTTGATTGCTTTGCACTTGCAGTTGCccagaaagtaaaataaatgaataaataaatgacaatagTCAAAAATATATTCGGATGCAATTGAAATACTGCAGTCAAATGCAGCACCTCAGAAATCCAGAGGCATCACACTACCGGGTGGCTCTTCAATTTTTAAAGTATGTGTTATGGAATGTTCTTTGCTTTTAGAAGTGGAAAGCAGGAATGTGTAAGGCAGGTCAAAATGTCACACCCTCTGCTTTTTTTCTGTGTGCCTGTACACAGCTCCACCTATGAGACCTTGTGTCAAATGACCACAGTGCTCTTTTCAAAGCCGTTGTGTCTTCTATTGCCAGGAAAGGTTAATTCAAacccagttgtgaac
The genomic region above belongs to Amia ocellicauda isolate fAmiCal2 chromosome 4, fAmiCal2.hap1, whole genome shotgun sequence and contains:
- the commd9 gene encoding COMM domain-containing protein 9, producing the protein MAALTQARFLSLQLLLKASSKEVVRQLFQESFPSAAVESRRLIDSAAGSLSVTTEEAQQVLRALHTLSHHVVFHGLASPEQILAVFPESFHSSLKNLLTKILLEHSPTWRNEAVSNQISLPQLVDMDWRVDIKTASDSMNRMAVPTCLVQMKVQDDPSLRGPAALSTVTLELSKETLDTMLDGLGRIRDQLSAVASK